One part of the Saprospiraceae bacterium genome encodes these proteins:
- a CDS encoding class I fructose-bisphosphate aldolase: MAKLSTAQILGDKASYYLEHHCKTIDKSKLHLPDKNIIDKTWAISNRSNQSLRSFQSILDHGRLRGTGYISILPVDQGIEHSAGASFAPNPMYFDPENIIKLAIEGGCNAVASTFGVLASTSRKYAHKIPYIVKVNHNELLSYPNKADQILFGTVEDAWNMGAVGVGATIYFGSDESTRQIVEIAEIFEHAHQLGMITVLWCYLRNAAFKKEGVDYHNAADLTGQANHLGVTLQADIIKQKLPTNNGGYSALNMGGSSYGKLNPKMYSELSSDHPIDLCRYQLANCYMGRVGLINSGGESKGATDLNEAVTTAVINKRAGGMGLISGRKAFQKTMKEGMEILNAIQDVYLDRKVTIA, from the coding sequence TTGATAAATCAAAACTTCACCTTCCAGATAAAAATATTATTGATAAAACATGGGCTATAAGCAATAGAAGCAATCAAAGTTTAAGAAGTTTTCAATCCATTTTAGATCATGGTAGATTAAGAGGTACAGGATATATTTCTATTTTACCTGTAGACCAGGGGATCGAGCATAGTGCAGGCGCTTCCTTTGCTCCAAATCCGATGTATTTTGATCCGGAAAATATTATTAAGCTTGCAATCGAAGGTGGTTGTAATGCAGTTGCATCTACCTTCGGAGTCTTAGCATCCACCTCCAGAAAATATGCTCATAAAATTCCGTATATTGTTAAAGTAAATCATAATGAATTATTGTCCTATCCAAATAAAGCAGATCAGATTTTATTTGGCACGGTAGAAGATGCATGGAACATGGGAGCTGTAGGGGTTGGAGCTACTATTTATTTTGGATCTGATGAAAGTACAAGACAGATAGTAGAAATAGCAGAAATATTTGAGCACGCACATCAATTAGGTATGATCACTGTATTGTGGTGTTATCTTCGGAATGCGGCGTTTAAAAAAGAGGGCGTTGATTATCACAATGCAGCCGATTTAACAGGTCAGGCAAATCATTTAGGCGTAACATTACAGGCAGATATTATTAAACAGAAACTTCCAACTAATAATGGAGGATATTCTGCATTGAACATGGGCGGTTCTAGTTATGGAAAATTAAATCCGAAAATGTACAGTGAATTAAGTTCAGATCATCCAATCGATCTATGCCGCTACCAGCTTGCAAATTGTTATATGGGTCGGGTTGGCCTTATCAACAGCGGTGGTGAATCCAAAGGAGCAACAGATTTAAATGAAGCAGTTACCACAGCCGTTATTAATAAACGCGCAGGGGGAATGGGTTTAATATCTGGCAGAAAAGCATTCCAAAAAACAATGAAAGAAGGCATGGAAATATTAAATGCCATTCAAGATGTTTATTTAGATCGAAAAGTTACAATTGCCTAA